One Pseudodesulfovibrio cashew DNA window includes the following coding sequences:
- a CDS encoding amino acid ABC transporter permease, with translation MASRPTSRIPKITPLDAVILTALAGVIGYVLFKAATGLNYHWKWEVIPQFILRYDEGTGNWRAGLLTEGLITTLRLSVWATGMAIIIGTVVGLFRVSPSLFKRQVATTYVGLIRNTPPLVLIFIFYFFIGDQIMTALDVDGFVRSLSEETKSFLAVFFGPMNRFPQFLSALITLTLFEGAYIAEIVRAGIESIEAGQWEASTALGMRRGQSMRYVILPQAMQRMLPALAGQFISIIKDSAIVSVISIEELTFQAQQIMTTTYRSFEVWTTVLVMYFILTFFCSLLVRKLELALQRN, from the coding sequence TTGGCTTCCCGCCCCACCTCCCGCATACCGAAAATCACCCCGCTGGACGCCGTCATCCTGACGGCGCTGGCGGGGGTGATCGGTTACGTCCTGTTCAAGGCCGCCACCGGACTCAACTACCACTGGAAGTGGGAGGTGATACCGCAATTCATCCTGCGCTACGACGAGGGGACTGGAAACTGGCGGGCTGGGCTCTTGACCGAGGGACTGATAACCACGCTTCGGCTCTCGGTCTGGGCCACCGGCATGGCCATTATCATCGGCACGGTGGTCGGGTTGTTCCGGGTCAGCCCCTCCCTGTTCAAGCGACAGGTGGCGACAACGTACGTGGGCCTGATCCGCAACACCCCGCCCCTGGTCCTGATCTTCATTTTTTATTTTTTCATTGGCGACCAGATCATGACCGCCCTGGATGTGGATGGATTCGTTCGTTCGCTCTCCGAGGAAACCAAATCTTTCCTGGCCGTTTTTTTCGGTCCCATGAACCGCTTTCCTCAATTCCTGTCGGCGCTGATCACTCTGACCCTTTTCGAAGGCGCATACATTGCCGAGATAGTCCGAGCAGGCATCGAGTCAATAGAGGCGGGCCAATGGGAGGCATCCACGGCCCTGGGAATGCGCCGTGGTCAGTCCATGCGTTACGTCATTTTGCCACAGGCAATGCAACGCATGTTGCCAGCACTGGCTGGACAGTTTATATCCATCATCAAGGATTCGGCCATCGTGTCCGTCATTTCCATTGAAGAACTGACGTTCCAGGCCCAACAGATCATGACCACCACCTATCGCAGCTTCGAGGTCTGGACCACGGTCCTGGTCATGTATTTTATTTTGACCTTTTTCTGCTCATTACTGGTCAGAAAACTCGAACTTGCATTGCAAAGGAATTGA
- a CDS encoding ferredoxin-thioredoxin reductase catalytic domain-containing protein, which produces MDAKTLYENLRKIQEPKGYYFNKDMEMTLPLLESLLTNKERHGYMACPCRLANGELEADKDIICPCVYREEDVKEYGACFCALYVSKEYNDGTIEKQYVPERRPPEKILF; this is translated from the coding sequence ATGGATGCCAAGACGCTCTACGAAAACCTCAGGAAAATCCAGGAACCCAAGGGATACTACTTCAACAAAGACATGGAGATGACCCTGCCGTTGCTCGAATCGCTGCTGACCAACAAGGAGCGGCATGGCTACATGGCCTGCCCCTGCCGTCTGGCAAATGGTGAACTGGAAGCGGACAAGGACATCATCTGCCCCTGCGTATATCGCGAAGAGGACGTCAAGGAGTACGGCGCATGCTTCTGCGCCCTGTACGTAAGCAAGGAGTACAACGACGGCACCATTGAAAAGCAATATGTGCCGGAAAGAAGGCCGCCGGAAAAAATTCTTTTCTAA
- a CDS encoding transporter substrate-binding domain-containing protein, giving the protein MKLFRLTTLLTIFCLAALILGPAHAARAAESSQLETILKRGTVKVGFDTFKPWAMKDKKGDYIGFEIDVAKKLAEDMGVKVEFVPTKWSGIIPALLTGKFDIIIGGMSVTPKRNLKVNFSLPYEFSGMSIVASKSMAGERSTLEDFNTPGTKIAVRLGTTAAEAAKNFLPKAEKLYFDEESQTIQELLNNRVHAVVASNPLPFNLANEYADQLYLPLKEDFTKEPISFAVRKGDLDYLNWLNNWVRVNMSKGWLQNRYHYWFFTNEWENQIQ; this is encoded by the coding sequence ATGAAACTCTTTCGTTTAACCACCCTGCTGACCATTTTCTGCCTTGCGGCCCTCATACTCGGCCCGGCCCATGCCGCCCGGGCGGCCGAGTCCAGCCAACTGGAGACCATCCTCAAACGAGGCACTGTCAAAGTAGGCTTCGACACATTCAAGCCCTGGGCCATGAAGGACAAAAAGGGCGACTACATCGGCTTTGAAATCGACGTAGCCAAGAAGCTTGCCGAGGATATGGGCGTCAAGGTCGAATTCGTGCCCACCAAGTGGTCGGGCATCATCCCCGCCCTGCTCACCGGCAAGTTCGACATCATCATCGGCGGCATGTCCGTGACGCCCAAACGCAACCTCAAGGTGAACTTCTCGCTCCCCTACGAGTTCTCTGGCATGTCCATCGTGGCCTCCAAGTCCATGGCGGGCGAACGCTCCACCCTGGAGGACTTCAATACGCCCGGCACCAAGATAGCCGTCCGCCTGGGCACCACTGCGGCGGAAGCGGCCAAGAACTTCCTGCCCAAGGCCGAAAAGCTCTACTTTGACGAAGAGTCCCAGACCATCCAGGAACTTCTCAACAACCGCGTCCATGCCGTGGTCGCCTCCAACCCGCTGCCCTTCAACCTGGCCAATGAATACGCGGACCAGCTCTACCTTCCGCTGAAGGAAGACTTCACCAAGGAGCCCATCTCCTTTGCCGTGCGCAAGGGCGATCTCGACTATCTGAACTGGCTCAACAACTGGGTCCGCGTGAACATGAGCAAGGGATGGTTGCAGAACAGGTATCACTACTGGTTCTTCACCAACGAGTGGGAAAACCAGATCCAATAA
- a CDS encoding M48 family metallopeptidase, which produces MRMRLFLSFSLLLSLYVLNGCAPVTARPTIDPKLAEQEAAIQKKMAVEEQIELFRRLSRVAQPILTNGVPICGDDVTYFIGMDTNSIDAVAKDWRSAYADALGLEEYVKVTYVLANSPAEKSGFQVGDIITYLNDDKIEPGKYCYRDFQTRLTELLESGKDIEFWIERDGLPKKLVVSPAKRCSYSVVLTEDVVVNAYANGHAVMVTKGMMQFAQKDDELALVIGHEMGHNVMDHIDKQQGNRVMGAVLDGILSGLTGVYINTFQNVGGMLYSQEFEQEADYVGMYFMERGGYDSSNVANFWRRMGASFPYAITHATTHPTSASRYVFLTECHKEIAGKEEAGKDLMPERAETVAKKK; this is translated from the coding sequence ATGCGTATGCGGCTGTTTTTGTCTTTTTCCCTCCTGTTGTCACTCTATGTCCTCAATGGTTGTGCTCCGGTTACCGCACGCCCAACCATCGATCCCAAGCTTGCCGAACAGGAAGCCGCAATCCAGAAAAAAATGGCGGTCGAAGAGCAGATCGAGTTGTTTCGCAGGTTGAGCCGAGTCGCCCAGCCAATACTGACCAACGGGGTACCGATTTGCGGTGATGACGTGACCTATTTCATAGGCATGGACACCAACTCCATTGATGCCGTCGCCAAGGACTGGCGTTCCGCTTATGCGGATGCTCTGGGCCTGGAAGAATATGTCAAAGTCACCTATGTGTTGGCGAATTCTCCGGCCGAGAAAAGTGGTTTCCAGGTTGGGGATATCATCACCTATCTGAATGACGACAAGATCGAGCCGGGCAAGTATTGCTACAGAGATTTCCAGACGCGATTGACTGAACTCCTTGAATCCGGGAAGGATATCGAGTTTTGGATCGAGCGGGACGGTTTGCCCAAGAAACTTGTTGTATCTCCCGCTAAACGGTGCAGTTATTCCGTCGTCCTGACGGAGGACGTGGTCGTCAATGCCTACGCAAACGGGCATGCCGTGATGGTCACCAAGGGGATGATGCAGTTCGCACAAAAGGATGACGAACTCGCTTTGGTCATAGGTCATGAAATGGGTCACAACGTCATGGACCATATCGACAAACAGCAGGGCAACCGGGTGATGGGGGCCGTTCTTGACGGCATTCTGAGCGGACTGACAGGAGTGTACATCAACACGTTCCAGAACGTTGGTGGTATGCTCTACAGCCAGGAGTTCGAGCAGGAGGCGGATTATGTGGGAATGTACTTCATGGAGCGAGGCGGATACGACAGCTCGAATGTAGCCAACTTCTGGCGCAGGATGGGGGCGAGTTTCCCTTATGCGATCACCCATGCTACGACTCACCCCACCTCTGCCTCCCGATACGTATTCCTCACCGAGTGTCATAAGGAAATAGCGGGCAAGGAGGAGGCCGGGAAGGACCTCATGCCGGAGCGGGCTGAAACAGTAGCAAAGAAAAAATAA
- a CDS encoding ABC transporter ATP-binding protein, producing MKAPILDIRKLTTCFSSPQGIAKAVDTVSLSFMQGETLAIVGESGCGKTVLALSILGLIPDPPGRVTEGEILYRGDDLLDMNEDELRRIRGNHISMIFQEPMTALNPVFRINDQIAEPLILHRRIDKGEAREKVVEALSLVGIPNPAKVAEAYPHELSGGMRQRVMIAMALACDPDILIADEPTTALDVTIQAQILDLMNELKERMDGSLMLITHDLGVVARMAQRVAVMYSGKIVELSEAGPLYKKPLHPYTQGLLASVPTLGDRTDITPIPGIVPSIFDLPEGCRFHPRCPKAFAKCSLILPPLTEPEPGRFVRCWLYD from the coding sequence ATGAAAGCCCCGATCCTAGATATACGCAAGCTGACAACCTGCTTCTCCTCGCCCCAGGGCATAGCCAAGGCGGTGGATACCGTCAGCCTATCCTTTATGCAAGGAGAAACCCTGGCCATAGTGGGCGAATCGGGTTGTGGCAAGACCGTGCTCGCCCTGTCCATCCTCGGCCTGATTCCCGACCCGCCTGGACGCGTTACCGAGGGCGAGATCCTGTACAGGGGCGACGATCTCCTGGATATGAACGAAGATGAACTCCGCCGGATTCGCGGCAATCATATTTCCATGATCTTCCAAGAGCCCATGACCGCGCTCAACCCGGTCTTCCGCATCAACGACCAGATAGCCGAACCTCTTATTCTGCACCGGAGGATAGACAAAGGCGAGGCACGAGAGAAGGTGGTAGAGGCTCTTTCCCTGGTTGGCATCCCCAACCCCGCCAAGGTGGCCGAAGCCTATCCGCACGAACTCTCCGGAGGCATGCGCCAGCGAGTGATGATCGCCATGGCCCTGGCCTGTGATCCGGACATCCTCATCGCGGACGAGCCGACCACGGCCCTGGACGTGACCATCCAGGCCCAGATTCTAGATCTGATGAACGAGCTGAAGGAGCGCATGGACGGCTCCCTCATGCTCATCACTCATGACCTTGGGGTGGTGGCGCGCATGGCCCAGCGGGTGGCGGTCATGTACTCGGGCAAGATAGTGGAGCTCTCCGAGGCCGGCCCCCTCTACAAGAAGCCGCTTCATCCCTACACGCAGGGACTCCTGGCCTCGGTGCCGACCTTGGGAGACAGGACCGACATCACGCCTATTCCGGGCATTGTCCCTTCCATCTTCGACCTGCCCGAAGGCTGCCGTTTTCATCCTCGCTGCCCCAAGGCCTTTGCCAAGTGCTCGCTCATCCTGCCCCCTCTGACCGAACCCGAACCGGGGCGCTTCGTGCGCTGCTGGCTCTATGATTAG
- a CDS encoding O-acetylhomoserine aminocarboxypropyltransferase/cysteine synthase family protein: MANKSYGPQTRALHAGHTPDSDTGSRAVPIHMTTAYLFKDAGHAADLFALKEAGYIYTRLMNPTTDVLEKRLADLHGGAGALAVASGMAAIFYAVTAITSAGQNIVTGSNIYGGTQTLFEHTLKRFGIEVRFVDSSDPANFEAAMDENTRLVYSEAIGNPRCNVDDLLGIADVAHRHGVPFVLDATVAPPPIFNPFDFGCDIAVYSLTKIIGGHGTAMGGAIVEKGDFDWGEGGKYPELTEPDPTYNGLKLWEALGGGSGNPCPVFVTKLRIGMLRDTGATISPANSFQILQGMETLPLRAKQHCENARKVAEFLETHYAVEWVNYAGLPSHKDHDRAKNTFPLGPSAVFGFGVKGGLEAGRKFIESVELCSHLANILDAKTLVIHPASTTHGQSTPEEQAAAGVPEDLVRISVGIEDAEDIIEDLDMALAKSQR; encoded by the coding sequence ATGGCCAATAAATCCTATGGTCCCCAGACAAGGGCCCTGCATGCGGGCCATACCCCTGACAGCGATACCGGCTCACGGGCCGTGCCCATCCATATGACAACGGCGTACCTGTTCAAGGACGCCGGACACGCCGCAGACCTCTTTGCACTCAAGGAAGCGGGCTATATCTATACCCGGCTCATGAATCCGACCACGGACGTGCTGGAAAAGCGCCTTGCCGATTTGCACGGCGGTGCCGGTGCCCTGGCCGTGGCTTCGGGCATGGCTGCCATCTTCTATGCCGTCACGGCAATCACCTCTGCGGGGCAGAACATTGTCACCGGCTCCAACATTTATGGCGGAACGCAGACCCTGTTCGAGCATACTCTGAAACGGTTCGGTATTGAAGTGAGGTTCGTGGACTCGTCCGATCCTGCCAACTTCGAGGCGGCCATGGACGAGAACACCCGACTTGTCTATTCCGAAGCTATCGGCAATCCGCGTTGCAACGTGGATGACCTCTTGGGTATTGCCGATGTGGCCCATCGCCACGGCGTGCCGTTTGTGCTTGATGCCACCGTTGCTCCGCCGCCAATTTTCAATCCCTTTGATTTTGGCTGCGACATCGCGGTCTATTCCCTGACCAAGATTATCGGCGGACACGGTACGGCCATGGGTGGTGCCATTGTGGAGAAGGGGGATTTCGATTGGGGTGAGGGAGGTAAGTATCCCGAACTCACTGAACCGGACCCGACCTACAACGGGCTTAAACTGTGGGAAGCCTTGGGCGGAGGCTCAGGCAATCCATGTCCTGTCTTCGTCACCAAGTTGCGTATCGGCATGCTCCGCGATACCGGCGCAACCATTTCCCCGGCCAACAGCTTCCAGATTCTTCAAGGGATGGAGACTCTGCCGCTTCGTGCCAAACAGCATTGCGAAAACGCTCGCAAGGTAGCGGAATTCCTTGAAACGCACTATGCCGTTGAGTGGGTTAATTATGCAGGTCTGCCCAGCCACAAGGACCATGACCGTGCCAAGAACACCTTCCCACTGGGCCCCAGTGCGGTCTTTGGCTTCGGTGTGAAGGGTGGCCTTGAAGCGGGACGCAAGTTCATCGAGTCGGTCGAACTGTGCTCGCATCTGGCCAATATTCTTGACGCAAAGACCTTGGTCATTCATCCCGCGTCCACCACACACGGACAGTCCACCCCAGAGGAACAAGCTGCCGCCGGCGTGCCGGAGGATCTTGTCCGTATCTCCGTGGGTATCGAGGATGCAGAAGATATTATAGAAGATCTGGATATGGCTCTGGCGAAGTCGCAGAGGTAG
- a CDS encoding glutaredoxin family protein, which yields MDDIKVYALSTCIHCRNAKKYLDECGVKYNCVHVDELSGDERKEIVQQIKDLNPAVSFPTIVIKDTVVVGYHKDKIDKALEKEGIK from the coding sequence ATGGACGACATCAAAGTCTATGCCCTTTCCACCTGCATCCATTGCCGCAACGCCAAGAAATATCTCGACGAGTGCGGCGTGAAATACAATTGCGTCCATGTGGATGAACTCAGCGGCGATGAGCGTAAGGAAATAGTACAACAAATCAAGGACCTCAATCCCGCTGTTTCGTTCCCCACCATCGTTATCAAGGATACGGTCGTCGTGGGATACCACAAGGACAAAATCGACAAGGCTCTCGAAAAGGAAGGGATCAAATAA
- the trmFO gene encoding methylenetetrahydrofolate--tRNA-(uracil(54)-C(5))-methyltransferase (FADH(2)-oxidizing) TrmFO: protein MAKVSIVGGGLAGCDAAWQLARAGHEVILFEMKPDKRSEAHTEDGLAELVCSNSFRATGPAAAIGLLKEEMRALGSLVMEAAYATQVPAGGALAVDRTLFSEYITAKLESHPRVTVIRKEITSLDAGELAGNDAVVIAAGPLASQELTESIMAAVGDERLYFYDAIAPIISRDSVNFDKAFWGSRWKPEDDDYLNCPMSEEEYKAFVAALLEGEKVKPRDFEKEVHFEACLPVEAMAERGEMTLAFGPLKPVGFVDPKTGERPFAIVQLRTENKDKTAFNLVGFQTKLKYPEQKRIFRMIPGLENAEFLRLGSIHRNTYVNAPEVLDESLQLRARPGFYLAGQITGVEGYLESAACGLWVGLSLARRFDDLSLKNPPRETALGALLGHLADKPDKAFQPSNVNFGLMPGLEKKMKKKFRKEAYGQRAQEAFRVWLEQVDLTN, encoded by the coding sequence ATGGCGAAGGTGAGCATAGTGGGCGGAGGTCTGGCCGGATGTGACGCGGCGTGGCAATTGGCCCGTGCCGGGCATGAGGTTATTCTCTTCGAGATGAAGCCGGACAAACGAAGCGAGGCACACACCGAGGACGGCCTGGCCGAGCTGGTCTGCTCCAACTCCTTCCGAGCCACAGGACCAGCGGCGGCCATCGGGTTGCTCAAAGAGGAAATGCGGGCTCTTGGAAGCCTGGTCATGGAGGCCGCCTACGCCACGCAGGTACCTGCGGGCGGAGCCCTGGCCGTGGACCGGACACTATTTTCTGAGTACATCACCGCCAAGCTGGAGAGCCATCCCAGAGTTACAGTCATCCGTAAGGAGATAACTTCGCTCGATGCCGGGGAGCTGGCCGGAAACGACGCTGTAGTCATCGCCGCCGGGCCGTTGGCCAGCCAGGAACTGACCGAGTCCATCATGGCGGCGGTAGGCGACGAACGGCTCTACTTCTACGATGCCATCGCGCCCATCATCTCCCGGGATTCAGTGAATTTCGACAAGGCGTTTTGGGGCTCCCGCTGGAAGCCGGAGGACGACGACTACCTCAACTGTCCCATGTCCGAGGAGGAGTACAAGGCCTTTGTCGCTGCCTTGCTGGAGGGGGAGAAGGTCAAGCCCCGCGATTTCGAGAAGGAGGTCCACTTCGAGGCCTGCCTGCCCGTGGAGGCCATGGCCGAGCGCGGAGAGATGACCTTGGCCTTCGGTCCGCTCAAACCCGTGGGTTTTGTCGATCCCAAGACCGGGGAGCGTCCCTTTGCCATTGTCCAACTGCGCACAGAGAACAAGGACAAGACCGCCTTCAACCTGGTGGGCTTCCAGACCAAGCTCAAGTACCCCGAGCAGAAACGCATTTTTCGTATGATTCCCGGCCTGGAAAACGCCGAGTTTCTCCGCCTGGGGTCCATTCATCGTAATACCTATGTCAATGCTCCCGAGGTGTTGGATGAATCCCTGCAGTTGCGTGCCCGTCCCGGTTTCTATCTGGCCGGTCAGATCACCGGCGTGGAAGGCTATTTGGAGTCGGCTGCCTGCGGCCTGTGGGTGGGGTTGTCCCTGGCCCGACGTTTCGATGACCTTTCCCTGAAGAATCCGCCCCGTGAAACCGCGCTTGGCGCTTTGCTCGGACATTTGGCAGACAAGCCGGACAAGGCCTTCCAGCCTTCCAACGTTAATTTTGGCCTCATGCCAGGGTTGGAAAAGAAGATGAAAAAGAAGTTCCGTAAGGAAGCCTACGGCCAGAGGGCTCAGGAGGCGTTCCGAGTCTGGTTGGAGCAGGTTGATTTGACGAATTAG